One genomic window of Bactrocera dorsalis isolate Fly_Bdor chromosome 4, ASM2337382v1, whole genome shotgun sequence includes the following:
- the LOC105224964 gene encoding synaptic vesicle glycoprotein 2A isoform X3 — protein sequence MVMATLLLETSSMGFILPIAQCDLQLTNVDKGVLSAISFLGIITSSHLWGFLADTKGRRKVMRPTLLATFTITILSSFAINYWVMVLLRFLNGFFLASTATIYAYLGEFHTDKTRSRAIMGSAFIFALGAMILPMIAFLVINRDWVLPLSFLGIDYKPWRLFIIVCGIPGFLCGLSLFVLPESPKFLLAIGEESKAIEVLQKMHRWNGGKEELIITHILPEDDAVVSTMKFNNNFDSNSNFALVFLQTMWNQTAPLFQRKYLRITMIICFIQFWLFVVTNGLYMWFPHIMNSVAAFMQEHPGEHKQICEIVYDHQEGLYNTDGTIACIDKLEDSTYYYSFIMEILYASSFAFIGFVINRVGKLLILFITLIFFTTCGLVSVFIVDPAVAAYLYVLFFLVGVAIYVLSAVTVDLYPTHLRAMAGCISLMVGRLGSVVGANIAGVLMSHYCEWNFYICCGAMYVCAFLALLLPRKSPDAAVKSEA from the exons ATGGTGATGGCCACGCTATTGCTGGAAACTTCCTCAATGGGCTTTATTCTACCAATTGCACAATGCGATCTGCAATTGACGAATGTGGATAAGGGTGTTCTTAGTGCGATTAGTTTTCTAGGCATAATAACGAGCTCGCATTTGTGGGGGTTTTTGGCAGATACGAAGGGTCGTCGCAAAGTAATGAGACCTACACTGTTGGCCACATTTACGATTACTATACTCTCAAGTTTCGCAATCAATTATTGGGTTATGGTTCTACTGCGTTTCTTAAATGGAttttt TTTGGCTAGCACTGCAACAATTTACGCCTACCTCGGTGAATTCCATACAGATAAAACACGCTCACGAGCTATTATGGGATCAGCATTCATATTCGCTCTTGGCGCAATGATTTTACCAATGATCGCTTTTCTAGTCATTAATCGAGATTGGGTGCTGCCTTTGTCGTTTCTGGGCATCGATTACAAGCCGTGGCGCCTATTTATAATCGTATGTGGCATTCCAGGATTTCTTTGTGGATTGTCACTCTTTGTATTACCCGAAAGTCCGAAATTTCTGCTTGCCATTGGAGAGGAGAGCAAAGCAATTGAAGTATTGCAAAAAATGCACCGTTGGAATGGTGGAAAGGAAGAGCTCATT ATTACACATATTCTGCCCGAGGACGACGCAGTAGTCTCAACAATGAAATTTAACAATAACTTCGATTCGAATTCGAATTTCGCACTTGTCTTTTTGCAAACAATGTGGAACCAAACCGCGCCACTGTTCCAACGGAAGTATTTACGAATCACAATGATCAtttgttttatacaattttggTTGTTTGTCGTCACCAATGGCTTGTATATGTGGTTCCCGCATATTATGAATAGTGTGGCCGCGTTCATGCAAGAACACCCAGGCGAGCACAAACAAATTTGTGAAATTGTGTATGACCATCAAGAAGGCTTATACAATACTGATGGA aCGATCGCATGCATCGACAAGCTGGAGGACTCCACATATTATTATTCCTTCATCATGGAAATATTGTATGCCAGCTCATTCGCATTCATTGGCTTTGTCATAAATCGTGTGGGAAAACTATTAATACTTT ttattacCTTAATATTCTTCACAACCTGTGGCTTAGTATCGGTCTTCATAGTCGATCCAGCTGTAGCCGCCTACCTCTATGTGCTTTTTTTCTTGGTGGGCGTGGCTATTTATGTGCTGAGTGCAGTGACAGTCGACTTATACCCCACACACCTGCG CGCCATGGCGGGTTGTATTTCACTTATGGTGGGTCGTTTGGGCAGTGTAGTCGGCGCTAATATTGCCGGCGTCCTCATGAGTCATTACTGTGAGTGGAACTTCTACATCTGCTGCGGTGCTATGTATGTCTGCGCCTTTCTCGCACTCCTGCTGCCACGTAAGAGTCCCGATGCCGCAGTCAAAAGTGAAGCGTGA
- the LOC105224951 gene encoding synaptic vesicle glycoprotein 2A, with translation MATKISTEDAKTVNRVREPGTYTFTEALALTNFGKFNYVLIFISGLVTSTLVLETSSIGFVLPIAQCELQLTNRDKGILSAINFVGIIASSHLWGFFADTKGRRHVLWSTLLVAFVSTVFSSFAQNFWTMVLLRFLNGFFGSSTAIIYAYLGEFHTPKTRSRAIMCSAVICSAGAMLLPMIAYLVINQDWVLPLTFLRINYRPWRVFLIVCGVPGLLCSIIIYILPESPKFLLSVGEESKAIQVLQKMHRWNIGKETLRITHILPDDDTSFITPKVNNCDSSSNFALVFLQTMWSQTAPLFQRKYLQVTIIICNIQFWALVAANGLYMWFPQTINSVMAFIQEHPGEHKKICEIVYGQQETFYKTDGTIECVKKLETSTFYYALIMEILYASSFAVVGFIINRVGKILILFIIILFFTSCGLASVFIVNPVIAAYLYVLFFVVGVSTIVLNAITIDLYPTHLRAMASCISLMVGRVGSIAGANVAGALMGHHCEWNFYICCGGLFVCAFLALLLPRKNVHGE, from the exons atgg CCACAAAAATTTCCACAGAAGATGCTAAGACAGTGAACCGAGTTCGTGAGCCAGGTACCTACACCTTCACTGAAGCATTGGCTCTAACAA ATTTTGGTAAATTCAACTATGTTTTGATTTTCATCTCCGGCTTGGTGACGAGCACATTGGTGCTGGAGACCAGTTCAATAGGATTTGTGCTGCCCATCGCTCAATGCGAATTGCAACTGACCAATCGCGACAAGGGTATTCTCAGCGCAATCAATTTTGTGGGTATAATCGCTAGTTCGCATTTGTGGGGATTTTTTGCTGACACCAAGGGACGACGGCACGTGTTATGGTCCACTTTGCTGGTAGCTTTTGTGTCTACTGTTTTCTCCagttttgcacaaaatttttggACGATGGTTTTACTGCGTTTCCTCAATGGATTCTT tgggTCCAGCACGGCTATCATTTACGCTTACCTTGGCGAATTCCATACACCAAAAACACGTTCTCGCGCAATTATGTGCTCAGCAGTCATATGTTCTGCTGGTGCGATGCTTCTGCCGATGATCGCTTACTTGGTGATAAATCAGGACTGGGTTTTGCCTTTAACATTTCTACGCATAAACTATAGACCATGGCGGGTCTTTTTAATCGTATGTGGTGTTCCAGGATTACTTTGcagtattataatttatattttgcccGAAAGTCCAAAGTTTTTGCTCTCAGTCGGTGAGGAGAGCAAGGCCATACAGGTGTTGCAAAAAATGCACCGCTGGAATATTGGAAAGGAAACGCTTAGA ATTACACATATTCTCCCAGATGATGACACGTCGTTCATAACACCGAAAGTTAACAACTGCGATTCGAGTTCGAATTTCGCACTTGTATTTTTGCAAACTATGTGGAGTCAAACCGCGCCACTATTCCAACGGAAATATTTGCAAGTTAcgataattatttgtaatattcaattttgGGCATTAGTCGCCGCCAATGGTCTGTATATGTGGTTCCCGCAAACAATTAACAGTGTGATGGCATTCATACAGGAACACCCGGGCGagcacaaaaaaatatgtgaaattgtcTATGGCCAGCAAGAAACCTTCTACAAAACTGATGGA ACGATTGAGTGTGTGAAGAAACTGGAGACCTCCACATTTTATTACGCGCTTATTATGGAAATACTTTACGCCAGCTCATTCGCAGTAGTGGGTTTTATCATAAATCGTGTCGGAAAAATATTGATTCTTT ttattatCATACTATTCTTCACATCCTGCGGTTTAGCTTCGGTCTTCATAGTCAATCCAGTTATTGCCGCCTACCTATATGTGCTCTTTTTCGTGGTGGGCGTGTCAACCATTGTGCTGAATGCTATTACAATAGATCTGTATCCAACACACTTGCG cGCCATGGCTTCATGCATATCACTTATGGTGGGTCGTGTTGGAAGTATAGCCGGGGCCAACGTTGCTGGAGCTTTGATGGGTCACCACTGCGAATGGAATTTTTATATCTGCTGTGGGGGTCTGTTCGTTTGCGCTTTTCTTGCTTTGCTGCTACCACGTAAAAATGTTCATGGTGAATAG
- the LOC105224964 gene encoding synaptic vesicle glycoprotein 2A isoform X1, whose amino-acid sequence MVQTISTQDAAAVNKFRGPNAYTFTDCLALTNIGTFNYFLIFISGMVMATLLLETSSMGFILPIAQCDLQLTNVDKGVLSAISFLGIITSSHLWGFLADTKGRRKVMRPTLLATFTITILSSFAINYWVMVLLRFLNGFFLASTATIYAYLGEFHTDKTRSRAIMGSAFIFALGAMILPMIAFLVINRDWVLPLSFLGIDYKPWRLFIIVCGIPGFLCGLSLFVLPESPKFLLAIGEESKAIEVLQKMHRWNGGKEELIITHILPEDDAVVSTMKFNNNFDSNSNFALVFLQTMWNQTAPLFQRKYLRITMIICFIQFWLFVVTNGLYMWFPHIMNSVAAFMQEHPGEHKQICEIVYDHQEGLYNTDGTIACIDKLEDSTYYYSFIMEILYASSFAFIGFVINRVGKLLILFITLIFFTTCGLVSVFIVDPAVAAYLYVLFFLVGVAIYVLSAVTVDLYPTHLRAMAGCISLMVGRLGSVVGANIAGVLMSHYCEWNFYICCGAMYVCAFLALLLPRKSPDAAVKSEA is encoded by the exons ATGG TACAAACTATATCCACTCAAGATGCCGCCGCGGTTAACAAATTTCGGGGCCCGAATGCCTACACTTTCACCGACTGCTTGGCATTAACAA ACATTggaacatttaattattttttaatattcatctCCGGCATGGTGATGGCCACGCTATTGCTGGAAACTTCCTCAATGGGCTTTATTCTACCAATTGCACAATGCGATCTGCAATTGACGAATGTGGATAAGGGTGTTCTTAGTGCGATTAGTTTTCTAGGCATAATAACGAGCTCGCATTTGTGGGGGTTTTTGGCAGATACGAAGGGTCGTCGCAAAGTAATGAGACCTACACTGTTGGCCACATTTACGATTACTATACTCTCAAGTTTCGCAATCAATTATTGGGTTATGGTTCTACTGCGTTTCTTAAATGGAttttt TTTGGCTAGCACTGCAACAATTTACGCCTACCTCGGTGAATTCCATACAGATAAAACACGCTCACGAGCTATTATGGGATCAGCATTCATATTCGCTCTTGGCGCAATGATTTTACCAATGATCGCTTTTCTAGTCATTAATCGAGATTGGGTGCTGCCTTTGTCGTTTCTGGGCATCGATTACAAGCCGTGGCGCCTATTTATAATCGTATGTGGCATTCCAGGATTTCTTTGTGGATTGTCACTCTTTGTATTACCCGAAAGTCCGAAATTTCTGCTTGCCATTGGAGAGGAGAGCAAAGCAATTGAAGTATTGCAAAAAATGCACCGTTGGAATGGTGGAAAGGAAGAGCTCATT ATTACACATATTCTGCCCGAGGACGACGCAGTAGTCTCAACAATGAAATTTAACAATAACTTCGATTCGAATTCGAATTTCGCACTTGTCTTTTTGCAAACAATGTGGAACCAAACCGCGCCACTGTTCCAACGGAAGTATTTACGAATCACAATGATCAtttgttttatacaattttggTTGTTTGTCGTCACCAATGGCTTGTATATGTGGTTCCCGCATATTATGAATAGTGTGGCCGCGTTCATGCAAGAACACCCAGGCGAGCACAAACAAATTTGTGAAATTGTGTATGACCATCAAGAAGGCTTATACAATACTGATGGA aCGATCGCATGCATCGACAAGCTGGAGGACTCCACATATTATTATTCCTTCATCATGGAAATATTGTATGCCAGCTCATTCGCATTCATTGGCTTTGTCATAAATCGTGTGGGAAAACTATTAATACTTT ttattacCTTAATATTCTTCACAACCTGTGGCTTAGTATCGGTCTTCATAGTCGATCCAGCTGTAGCCGCCTACCTCTATGTGCTTTTTTTCTTGGTGGGCGTGGCTATTTATGTGCTGAGTGCAGTGACAGTCGACTTATACCCCACACACCTGCG CGCCATGGCGGGTTGTATTTCACTTATGGTGGGTCGTTTGGGCAGTGTAGTCGGCGCTAATATTGCCGGCGTCCTCATGAGTCATTACTGTGAGTGGAACTTCTACATCTGCTGCGGTGCTATGTATGTCTGCGCCTTTCTCGCACTCCTGCTGCCACGTAAGAGTCCCGATGCCGCAGTCAAAAGTGAAGCGTGA